One window of Peteryoungia desertarenae genomic DNA carries:
- a CDS encoding putative bifunctional diguanylate cyclase/phosphodiesterase produces the protein MSNSILSPAQIKQKSLWDRFLHIGEAELSEDEAASIRATRLGTVLSNTPWMMGANVANAILTSIVFVDSPVAPAILTLCGLLILLFSFTGVTWWRSRNAPQRQRASIKGVKRAVVYAALIAGFWAILAIMTYSHANDSEKLVIVALTVGMAGGGGFALATIPAAAIAFTGVLGLGGAIALMTQPALIGVYLFALYIVYSAIIIGSSLRLCASLTERDRAKLAADEKRDLIGLLLNDFEENATDWLWGTDEQMILRRASPRLSEQIGQGASELLGYHFADVIPFSKTLCTMLAKLGAREDVVTALDSRQPFRNLEICVEVGGRHQVWSLSGKPIFDILGEFRGYRGVGNDITATREARLRIEHLARHDTLTGLSNRTVLSEDLLRAVSHLERFGDKFSVLLLDLDRFKQVNDTHGHGGGDELLQVVAKIIHDLCDERDTVARLGGDEFAIIQFGGDGAAQAADLASRIIQQVSTPLELSSGAVHIGISIGIACAPNDGFDADSIMRNADLALYRAKSDGRNRFRFFDVSLDAHARRRNQIEQELRLALAEGTLTLHAQPLVMASNGEVVCVEALVRWNHAQLGTISPAEFIPIAEGTGQILDIGSWVIRMACKAASKWPETVRVAINLSPRQFSNPALLPTLEKAIRENNLSPGRVELEVTESLLLDPSPAVETTLLALRILGVRIALDDFGTGYSSLSYLKRYKFDKLKIDQTFITDLDSNPDSAAIVASVITLARNLNLSVAAEGVEKASQFDRLAALGCSEIQGFLISKPMPIDDLNAFIQRNQGSLRSRRTAQA, from the coding sequence ATGTCGAACAGCATCTTGTCACCAGCCCAGATAAAGCAGAAGTCTCTTTGGGACCGGTTTCTCCATATTGGTGAAGCCGAACTGAGCGAGGATGAGGCTGCTTCCATTCGCGCCACGCGTCTCGGCACAGTGTTATCGAACACGCCCTGGATGATGGGCGCCAATGTCGCCAATGCGATTCTGACATCCATTGTGTTCGTCGACAGCCCGGTGGCGCCGGCGATCCTGACGCTGTGCGGCCTGCTGATCTTGCTGTTCAGCTTTACCGGTGTGACGTGGTGGCGCAGCAGAAATGCCCCCCAGCGGCAGCGCGCAAGTATCAAAGGTGTAAAGCGCGCCGTCGTCTATGCGGCATTGATCGCTGGTTTTTGGGCCATCCTGGCCATCATGACCTACAGCCATGCCAACGACAGCGAGAAGCTCGTGATCGTGGCTTTGACTGTCGGCATGGCAGGCGGCGGCGGGTTTGCGTTGGCGACGATCCCTGCAGCGGCAATTGCATTCACAGGCGTACTTGGCCTGGGTGGAGCGATTGCGCTGATGACACAACCCGCTCTCATCGGCGTCTACCTCTTTGCGCTCTACATCGTCTATAGCGCAATCATCATCGGTTCTTCGTTGAGACTTTGCGCTAGCCTTACGGAGCGCGACCGCGCCAAGCTTGCAGCCGACGAAAAGCGCGACTTGATCGGCCTTCTGCTCAACGACTTCGAAGAGAACGCCACCGACTGGCTCTGGGGCACGGACGAACAGATGATCCTTCGTCGCGCCTCCCCTCGACTGTCGGAGCAAATCGGTCAGGGCGCAAGCGAATTGTTGGGCTACCACTTCGCAGATGTGATCCCGTTCTCGAAAACACTGTGCACGATGCTCGCAAAGCTTGGCGCTCGGGAAGACGTGGTCACAGCTCTAGATAGCCGGCAACCATTCCGCAATCTTGAAATCTGTGTCGAAGTGGGTGGAAGGCATCAGGTATGGTCACTGAGCGGCAAACCGATTTTTGATATACTCGGAGAGTTCAGGGGCTATCGAGGTGTAGGCAACGATATCACCGCGACCCGGGAGGCCCGTCTGAGGATCGAGCATCTGGCGCGCCACGATACCCTGACCGGCCTCTCAAATCGCACCGTGCTTTCCGAGGACCTACTGCGGGCCGTCTCCCATCTGGAGAGATTTGGAGATAAATTCTCCGTCTTGCTTCTGGATCTGGATCGTTTCAAGCAGGTCAACGATACCCACGGCCACGGCGGTGGTGACGAGCTCCTGCAAGTTGTTGCAAAGATCATTCATGACCTCTGCGACGAACGAGACACGGTCGCGCGGCTTGGCGGTGATGAGTTTGCGATCATCCAGTTTGGCGGCGATGGCGCGGCACAGGCCGCAGACCTGGCGTCACGCATCATTCAACAGGTTTCCACACCGCTCGAACTGAGCAGCGGAGCAGTCCATATTGGCATCAGCATCGGTATTGCCTGTGCGCCCAATGATGGGTTCGATGCGGACAGCATTATGCGCAATGCCGATCTTGCCCTTTACCGCGCAAAATCCGACGGACGGAATCGCTTCCGCTTCTTCGATGTCTCGCTCGATGCCCATGCGCGGCGGAGAAACCAAATCGAGCAGGAACTGCGCCTTGCTCTAGCCGAAGGCACGCTCACACTGCACGCCCAGCCTCTTGTTATGGCATCAAACGGCGAAGTCGTGTGCGTAGAAGCACTTGTCCGCTGGAATCACGCACAACTTGGTACTATCAGCCCGGCTGAATTCATACCGATCGCAGAAGGTACAGGTCAGATACTCGACATCGGATCCTGGGTAATCCGGATGGCTTGTAAAGCCGCGTCAAAATGGCCTGAAACTGTGCGCGTGGCCATCAATCTCTCGCCTCGGCAATTCTCAAATCCGGCCCTTCTCCCAACCCTGGAAAAAGCGATACGCGAAAACAACCTATCCCCCGGTCGCGTTGAGCTGGAGGTGACAGAATCACTTCTGCTGGATCCATCGCCCGCGGTCGAAACCACATTGCTTGCATTGCGAATACTCGGCGTGCGCATCGCGCTCGATGACTTTGGCACGGGTTATTCGTCACTGAGCTATTTGAAGCGCTACAAGTTCGACAAGCTGAAGATTGACCAGACTTTCATCACCGATCTCGACAGCAATCCCGATAGCGCCGCAATCGTCGCATCTGTCATCACACTGGCCCGCAACCTGAACCTGTCGGTCGCTGCCGAAGGCGTTGAAAAGGCGTCCCAGTTTGATCGTCTTGCGGCGCTTGGCTGCAGCGAAATTCAGGGGTTTCTGATATCAAAGCCAATGCCAATTGACGATTTGAACGCCTTCATCCAGCGAAACCAGGGGAGTCTGCGATCGCGGAGGACCGCGCAGGCCTGA
- a CDS encoding Do family serine endopeptidase, which yields MTQKTRASRMILPALLVGTCLAVGTFANIPVAQAQTPNGPESVADLAAGLLGAVVNISTSQNVREEGRGPLPRVPEGSPFEDLFEDFYQNREGGGGSNRVNSLGSGFVIDPAGFIVTNNHVIENADDIEVIFSDGTKLKATLVGTDPKTDLSVLKVEPDKPLVSVKLGDSRKMRIGDWVMAIGNPFGLGGSVSVGIISASGRNINAGPYDNFIQTDAAINKGNSGGPLFNMNGEVIGINTAIISPSGGSIGIGFSVPTELAENIINQLVEFGETRRGWLGVRIQPVTDEIAKSLAMDRARGAMISGVVEGGPVASGPIEVGDVILSFDNKVINETRDLTRIVAESAIGTPLDVVILRDGEEQTVQVTLGRLEDEEVASADGSSADGGETADELGSSENGDQGGADGSDSDTAESAPLSEGLIGVELSSLTDELRTRYDIADGVEGVLISKVLPGSRAEERGLKAGDVIVEVSQEFLKTPQEVAEALASLKGEGRRSAYLMIADAKGDLRLIAVPLE from the coding sequence ATGACCCAGAAAACCCGTGCTTCGCGAATGATTCTGCCGGCTCTTCTGGTGGGCACTTGTCTCGCTGTCGGTACCTTCGCAAACATCCCTGTTGCTCAGGCGCAGACCCCCAATGGCCCTGAATCCGTGGCTGACCTCGCAGCCGGTCTGCTTGGTGCGGTTGTCAACATCTCCACCTCCCAGAATGTGAGAGAGGAAGGGCGAGGTCCTCTGCCACGGGTGCCGGAGGGGTCCCCGTTCGAAGATCTTTTCGAAGATTTCTATCAGAATCGCGAGGGCGGTGGTGGCTCGAACCGCGTGAATTCCCTCGGGTCTGGCTTCGTGATTGACCCAGCCGGCTTCATCGTGACCAACAATCATGTCATCGAGAATGCCGATGACATTGAGGTCATTTTTTCCGATGGAACGAAGCTCAAGGCCACACTCGTCGGAACCGATCCCAAGACAGATCTCTCCGTACTGAAAGTCGAGCCGGACAAGCCGCTGGTTTCCGTGAAACTCGGTGATTCGCGAAAGATGCGGATTGGCGACTGGGTCATGGCAATCGGCAATCCCTTTGGTCTGGGCGGTTCTGTTTCGGTCGGGATCATCTCTGCCAGTGGGCGCAACATCAACGCAGGTCCCTATGACAACTTCATTCAGACCGATGCCGCGATCAACAAGGGCAATTCCGGCGGTCCGCTGTTCAACATGAATGGCGAGGTCATCGGGATCAACACGGCAATCATTTCACCCAGCGGGGGATCGATCGGGATTGGTTTCTCCGTGCCGACCGAACTGGCTGAGAACATCATCAACCAGCTGGTCGAATTTGGCGAAACCCGGCGTGGCTGGCTTGGCGTGCGCATCCAGCCTGTCACCGATGAGATTGCCAAAAGCCTTGCCATGGATCGGGCGCGTGGTGCCATGATCAGCGGTGTTGTGGAAGGGGGCCCTGTTGCCAGTGGGCCGATTGAAGTTGGAGACGTCATCCTTTCGTTCGACAACAAGGTGATCAATGAAACGCGCGACCTCACACGTATTGTTGCCGAAAGTGCCATTGGCACGCCTCTCGATGTGGTGATCCTGCGTGACGGCGAGGAGCAGACGGTTCAGGTGACACTTGGTCGCCTTGAGGATGAAGAAGTGGCTTCTGCAGATGGCAGCTCCGCCGACGGCGGAGAAACGGCCGACGAACTCGGCAGCAGCGAGAATGGTGACCAGGGAGGGGCAGACGGTTCCGATAGCGACACCGCAGAAAGCGCGCCCCTGAGCGAGGGATTGATCGGCGTCGAGCTTTCCAGCCTGACCGATGAGTTGCGCACACGTTATGACATCGCCGATGGCGTCGAAGGTGTATTGATCAGCAAGGTTTTACCGGGTTCCCGTGCCGAAGAGCGCGGCCTTAAGGCCGGTGACGTGATCGTGGAGGTGTCACAGGAGTTCCTGAAGACGCCGCAGGAAGTCGCGGAGGCGCTTGCGTCCCTTAAGGGTGAGGGGCGGCGTAGCGCTTATCTGATGATCGCCGATGCGAAGGGTGATCTTCGACTGATTGCGGTCCCGCTGGAATAG
- a CDS encoding DUF2065 domain-containing protein gives MSDVLTGIAFFLIIEGLVYALAPRFIVKMAQMLPFLSEGQLRLSGLVAVAAGVFLVWMVRG, from the coding sequence ATGTCTGACGTCCTGACAGGAATTGCTTTTTTCCTGATCATCGAGGGGCTGGTGTACGCACTGGCCCCTCGTTTCATTGTGAAAATGGCGCAAATGCTGCCCTTTTTGTCAGAAGGACAGCTACGTCTTTCTGGCCTGGTTGCAGTTGCTGCCGGGGTTTTCCTGGTGTGGATGGTGAGAGGCTGA
- the hflC gene encoding protease modulator HflC gives MSNRLPYFLVALGVLLIVGYSSIFVVNEREQAIVVRFGQIQDVKTEPGIYFKLPFAFMDADRVQYVEDRALRFDLDDIRVQVRGGAFYEVDAFVVYRISNPRLFRETVSGDRGAAESRLRTRLDAALRRVYGLRNFDAALSDERSSMMQEVRADLQTAAETLGLDIRDVRIRRTDLTQEVSQQTFERMKAERLAEAELIRARGNEEGQRRRAIADRQVVELQAEAQRDAEILRGEGDAERNRVFAEAFQRDPAFFEFYRSMQAYAGSLSDNGTTMVLSPDSDFFRFFNSGTGTGGVGNPTSQGTPVAPPAAGMVPPAGN, from the coding sequence ATGTCAAATCGTTTGCCCTATTTTCTGGTCGCCTTGGGCGTTCTCCTGATCGTTGGCTATTCATCGATATTCGTGGTGAACGAGCGTGAACAGGCCATTGTCGTCCGCTTCGGTCAGATCCAGGACGTGAAGACGGAGCCGGGCATCTACTTCAAGCTGCCTTTCGCCTTCATGGATGCCGATCGTGTTCAGTATGTCGAAGACCGTGCGCTTCGCTTCGATCTCGATGACATTCGTGTGCAGGTGCGCGGTGGTGCCTTCTACGAGGTCGACGCCTTTGTCGTCTATCGCATCTCGAATCCGCGTCTCTTCCGGGAGACGGTGTCGGGTGACCGGGGTGCTGCTGAATCGCGTCTGCGCACCCGTCTTGATGCGGCTCTCCGCCGGGTCTACGGTCTGCGCAACTTCGATGCGGCTCTTTCCGACGAACGTTCGTCGATGATGCAGGAGGTTCGCGCTGACCTGCAAACGGCAGCAGAGACGCTTGGCCTCGACATTCGTGACGTCCGCATCCGTCGGACGGATCTGACGCAGGAAGTCTCGCAGCAGACCTTCGAGCGTATGAAGGCCGAACGTCTGGCCGAAGCCGAACTGATCCGCGCTCGTGGTAACGAAGAAGGCCAGCGCCGGCGCGCGATCGCGGACCGTCAGGTTGTCGAGCTTCAGGCCGAAGCACAACGTGATGCCGAAATCCTGCGCGGTGAAGGCGATGCGGAACGCAACCGTGTCTTCGCTGAAGCCTTTCAGCGCGATCCGGCCTTCTTCGAGTTCTATCGCTCGATGCAGGCCTATGCAGGTTCGCTCAGCGACAACGGCACCACGATGGTCTTGTCGCCCGACAGCGACTTCTTCCGCTTCTTCAACAGCGGAACGGGAACTGGTGGCGTTGGCAATCCGACATCGCAGGGAACGCCCGTGGCTCCACCCGCTGCCGGTATGGTGCCGCCTGCCGGCAATTGA